The following are from one region of the Stanieria sp. NIES-3757 genome:
- a CDS encoding HNH endonuclease, protein MSKTPRINIPDSVRKYVLQRDNYQCQSCGKTEQETKLNIDHIIPLATGGTNDISNLQTLCSRCNQQKKHHFDHRFKRYFD, encoded by the coding sequence ATGTCCAAAACACCCAGAATAAATATTCCAGATTCAGTTAGAAAATACGTTTTACAACGCGATAATTATCAATGCCAAAGTTGTGGTAAAACTGAACAAGAAACCAAATTAAATATCGATCATATTATTCCCTTAGCTACAGGCGGAACTAACGATATTAGTAATCTTCAAACTCTTTGTAGTCGTTGCAATCAACAAAAAAAGCATCACTTCGATCACAGATTTAAACGTTATTTTGATTAA
- the livH gene encoding high-affinity branched-chain amino acid transport permease protein: MDLQLIFNGIAVGSVLALAAIGLTLTYGILRLSNFAHGDFLTLGAYLTWLANINGVNIWLAMALGAIGTVIAMLISEFLLWKPMRDRRATSTTLIIISIGLALFLRSGILLIWGASNQSYDLPVVQALDVGGVRIAYYRIVVIVLAIIAIVALHFLLQKTKIGKAMRAVADNIDLARVSGINVEQVVLWTWIIVGILTAISGGMYGLITAVRPNMGWFLILPLFASVILGGIGNVYGAIVGALIIGVAQELSVTVLNSQYKLGVALLIMVIILFIRPQGLFKGTA; encoded by the coding sequence ATGGATCTTCAATTAATTTTTAATGGTATTGCTGTTGGTAGTGTGCTTGCCTTAGCTGCGATTGGATTGACTTTAACTTATGGTATTTTACGTCTTTCCAACTTCGCCCATGGAGACTTTCTAACTTTAGGTGCATACTTGACTTGGTTGGCTAATATTAATGGTGTCAATATTTGGTTGGCAATGGCACTAGGAGCAATAGGTACAGTGATTGCCATGCTCATTAGTGAATTTCTGCTGTGGAAACCTATGCGCGATCGCAGAGCTACTTCTACTACCCTTATTATTATCTCAATTGGATTAGCTTTATTTCTTCGCAGTGGGATTTTGTTAATTTGGGGTGCTAGTAACCAATCTTACGATTTACCTGTAGTACAAGCTCTTGATGTAGGTGGCGTTAGAATTGCTTATTATCGTATCGTTGTGATTGTCTTAGCTATTATTGCGATCGTTGCGCTTCACTTTTTATTACAAAAAACTAAAATCGGTAAAGCCATGCGTGCAGTCGCCGATAATATCGATTTAGCTAGAGTATCAGGAATTAATGTTGAACAAGTAGTACTTTGGACTTGGATTATCGTTGGGATATTAACGGCGATATCTGGAGGAATGTACGGTTTAATCACCGCAGTACGCCCTAATATGGGTTGGTTTTTGATTTTGCCTCTATTTGCTTCAGTTATCTTAGGTGGAATTGGTAATGTTTACGGAGCAATTGTTGGTGCGTTAATTATTGGTGTTGCTCAAGAATTAAGTGTAACGGTTCTTAATTCCCAATATAAATTAGGGGTTGCTTTGTTGATTATGGTAATTATTTTATTTATTCGTCCCCAAGGATTATTTAAAGGAACAGCTTAA